The region GCGCGTCGATGCGCCAGGACGCCCGTACGGATGCCGGGGTGTCCTTTGCGTCGGGCGTTACGGAACCCGGTGATCCGTTTTCGTATATCGGACGCGCATGGCGACACGAATTGCTCAACAGTTCCGAGAGGACGAGCACCGCGTCATCGACGACGGTGTCCTGAACTCCACTTGCCAACAGCTCTTCACGCATGCGTCGCCTGGCCATGCCCACACCCACTGGGCCATGAGGTACGGCCATGATCGACGACGTCGGCACCTCTTGTGCCACCACCAACGCCACCCCCGAGACCTCCTTTGCCCCACGCCACGGGATGAATGCCCCAATGGACTGGACCGGAAACCGGCCAAGCGACACGCAGTGACGCACTGGACATAACCGAATACAGCCCGAATGCGCCGGTGCACACCCTGTGAAGGGCTTTAGCCAAGACCTAGTTGCTTTCGCACCTGCTTGGGGCGATTTGTAATGACAGCGTCCACGCCCAATTCCTGGCACAGCTCGACATCGGCGCTGTCGTTGACGGTCCAGACGTGGACCCGGTGGCCGGCGCGGTGCGCCCTGGCGACGTACTCGGGGTGCGCGCGCAGGATCCGCATCCCGGGGCCCGCGATGCCGACGCCGGGCGGGAGCCGGCCGTCGCGGTGCCGCGGGGTGAGGAACTGCATCAGGTAGACGCCGGGAATGCCGGGCGCCGCGGCCCGTACGCGGTGCAGCGAGCGCGCCGAGAAGCTCATGACCCGGACCGGGGAGGCCCAGTCGGTGCGGGGGGCCGGTCCGGCGTACCCGAACCGGGTGAGCAGCTCGACCAGCCGCTCCTCCACCTGTCCGGCCCAGCGCGTGGGGTGTTTGGTCTCGATGGCCAGCTCGACCCGGCGGTCGGCGTCGGCGACCAGCTCCAGCAGCCGCTCCAGCGTCAGCACGGAGGTCCGCTCGGGGTCCTCGTGCTGACGGTCCGGCGCCTCGTTCGCGCCGTTGTCGTCCTTCCAGGAGCCGAAGTCGAGCGTGGCGAGGTCGGCGAGTTCGAGGGCGGAGACCGAACCGCGCCCGTTCGAGGTGCGGTTCACCCGCCGGTCGTGGACGCAGACGAGATGCCCGTCCGCGGTCAGCCGGACATCGCACTCCAGGGCGTCCGCGCCGTCCTCGATCGCTCTGCGGTAGGCGGCGAGGGTGTGCTCCGGGGCGTCCTCGGAGGCGCCGCGGTGGGCGATGACGGAAATGGCCGGACGGCCCGGACGACGGTCCTGGGCGGGGCGTGCATAGGTCACCGCGTTATCGTGCCATCCACCGTCGCCCGGCCGTCGGGTGCCTGCCCCCGGGTGCGGAACAGGGGATGCGCCGGTTTTGTCCGGCATAAAGGATGAGGGCAGAGTCACAGCCTCGGCTTACGGCGCTCTGACGCGCGGTGGGAAAGGCTGAAAGGGAGACTCGCCCGTACCGTCCGGCCCCCTTTTACGGGGCCGGGCCTCGGACCGGGACTCGACGACAGCCGGGATGTGCGGGCCGGAGCCTGCGGATCATGGTCCGCGGATCCTGATCCGCGGACCGGGACTCGCCCGCACCGCCCGGATCCTTAATGCTGGAGTACCGGATCCCCCGTCCCGTACGGGGAACGGTACGACCCGGAGGGCCCGCAAGGCCCGCCGGGCCGGAAGGCACGACCGGGAGGCCCGCGGGTCCCCCGACCGCACGAACCGCACCACCGGCGGACCGCCAGGCCCGCCGCCCGCACCACCCGGACGCACCCCCAGGGTCCGGCCGAACTGCAAGCCCCGGAAGAAGCGGGCCCGCCCCGGACACCCAGAGGTGACCGAGGCACACGGCAGTAGGGGACACCCTCCTGCCGGGGCCGTGGGCGCCGACAGTCGTGAAGCTGAGGAGAGAGCTGTGAGCACCGAGAACGAGGGAGCCGCCGTCCCGTCGGAGGCCAAGCCGCCGACCGGGCCGCAGCCGGACCGCGCCTCCGCGTCCGCCTCCGGCGCCCAGACTCCCGGCGCCCCGCCCGCGGCGCCCCCGCCGCCGGACTTCGCGCCGACGGTCCCCCCGGTCCCCGGCGGCGGCTTCGACGACCCGGGCCGGATGCCGCCGTACCACGACGGCCGGGTCCCGCAGCCCGGCTACGGCCACCCCGGTGACGACCCCACGGCCGAGCGGACCACCCAGTTCCCCGCCTACGCGGCTGGTGCCGGTGGCGGCGGCTGGGGCCAGCAGCCGCCCTACGGTGGCGGCGGCGACCCCTGGGGCACGACCGGCAGCCCCGTCCCCAAGCGGCGCAACGGCGGCCTGATCGCGGCCGTCCTGGTGGCCGCGCTGG is a window of Streptomyces caniferus DNA encoding:
- a CDS encoding glycerophosphodiester phosphodiesterase — its product is MTYARPAQDRRPGRPAISVIAHRGASEDAPEHTLAAYRRAIEDGADALECDVRLTADGHLVCVHDRRVNRTSNGRGSVSALELADLATLDFGSWKDDNGANEAPDRQHEDPERTSVLTLERLLELVADADRRVELAIETKHPTRWAGQVEERLVELLTRFGYAGPAPRTDWASPVRVMSFSARSLHRVRAAAPGIPGVYLMQFLTPRHRDGRLPPGVGIAGPGMRILRAHPEYVARAHRAGHRVHVWTVNDSADVELCQELGVDAVITNRPKQVRKQLGLG